A single window of Periophthalmus magnuspinnatus isolate fPerMag1 chromosome 22, fPerMag1.2.pri, whole genome shotgun sequence DNA harbors:
- the reep1 gene encoding receptor expression-enhancing protein 1 isoform X1, with the protein MVSWIISRLVVLVFGTLYPAYSSYKAVKSKDVKEYVKWMMYWIIYALFTTVEAFTDTFVCWLPFYYELKIAFVVWLLSPYTKGSSVLYRKFVHPTLSSKEKDIDEYICQAKDKSYDTLVHFGRKGLNVAATAAVMAATKGQGVLSDRLRSFSMHDLSTLQSDPDPPHSGSTQPSSAAQHRTRSMMRSKSESHKGQEEDMADYELVGLDPWRSKEILSQHALNSDLPSERASFTFSLTPQSSTPSTPSPPPSPSEDPEEQGREVPEASSSPQLRLSKRKAPEPPLRVLRPLTRSRSAHSSNNEAM; encoded by the exons ATGGTCTCCTGGATAATCTCTAGACTTGTGGT ACTTGTCTTTGGCACACTGTATCCGGCATATTCGTCTTATAAAGCTGTGAAGTCAAAGGATGTCAAAGAATAT GTAAAATGGATGATGTACTGGATAATATACGCTCTATTTACAACTGTAGAAGCCTTCACAGACACTTTTGTATGTTG GCTTCCTTTCTACTATGAGCTCAAGATAGCCTTTGTGGTGTGGTTACTGTCGCCGTACACAAAGGGCTCCAGCGTATTGTACAGGAAGTTTGTTCATCCCACGCTTTCCTCCAAAGAAAAG GACATTGATGAGTATATCTGCCAAGCTAAAGACAAAAGCTATGACACACTGGTACACTTTGGGAGGAAAGGGCTCAATGTAGCAGCCACAGCAGCAGTCATGGCTGCCACAAAG GGCCAGGGCGTGCTATCGGACAGGCTCAGGAGTTTTAGCATGCACGACCTCTCCACCCTCCAGTCAGACCCTGATCCTCCACACTCTGGGTCCACACAGCCCTCATCAGCAGCTCAGCACCGGACCAGAAGCATGATGCGCAGCAAGTCAGAGAGCCACAAAG gacaggaggaggatATGGCGGATTATGAGCTGGTGGGGCTGGATCCATGGAGGTCCAAGGAGATCCTATCCCAGCATGCCTTAAACAGTGACCTCCCAAGCGAGAGAGCATCCTTTACCTTCTCCCTCACCCCCCAGTCCTCTACCCCATCCACACCCTCCccgcccccctctccctctgaaGACCCTGAGGAGCAGGGCAGAGAGGTCCCTGAAGCATCTAGCTCCCCACAGCTTAGGCTCAGTAAGAGGAAGGCCCCAGAG CCTCCTCTTAGAGTGCTGAGACCTCTGACCAGATCCAGGAGCGCCCATTCCTCCAACAATGAAGCCATGTAA
- the chmp3 gene encoding charged multivesicular body protein 3: MGLFGRTPDKAPKEMVNEWSGKIRKEMRVIDRQIRDIQREEEKVKRSIKEAAKKGQKDVCIILAKEMIQSKRAVTKLYASKAQMNSVQLSMKNQLALVRVSGSLQKSTEVMKAMQSLIKVPEIQATMRELSKEMMKAGIIEEMLEDTFESMEDGEDMEEAAEEEVDKILFEITAGALGKAPSKVTDELPETEPPGAAAASEDESEEEIEEMQSRLAALRS; the protein is encoded by the exons ATGGGCCTGTTCGGAAGAACACCTGACAAAGCTCCGAAGGAGATG GTAAATGAGTGGTCCGGGAAAATTCGGAAGGAAATGCGAGTCATTGACAGACAAATTCGGG ATATtcaaagagaggaagaaaaggttAAAAGATCTATCAAAGAAGCTGCCAAAAAGGGACAGAAGGATGTGTGTATAATTCTTGCAAAAGAAATGATTCAGTCTAAGCGAGCAGTTACAAAGCTTTATGCATCTAAAGCTCAGATGAACTCAGTGCAACTCAGCATGAAGAATCAACTGG CTTTGGTGCGTGTCTCTGGGTCCCTTCAGAAGAGTACTGAGGTCATGAAAGCCATGCAGAGTCTGATCAAAGTCCCGGAGATTCAAGCCACAATGAGAGAGCTGTCAAAGGAGATGATGAAG GCGGGCATTATTGAAGAAATGCTTGAAGACACATTTGAAAGCATGGAAGATGGGGAAGACATGGAagaagcagcagaggaggaagtTGACAAGATTCTTTTTGAAATTACAGCCG GTGCCCTTGGTAAAGCACCCAGCAAAGTCACAGATGAACTTCCTGAAACGGAGCCTCCTGGAGCCGCTGCAGCCTCAGAAGATGAGTCTGAAGAAGAAATTGAAGAAATGCAGTCCAGACTGGCAGCTCTGAGGAGCTAA
- the reep1 gene encoding receptor expression-enhancing protein 1 isoform X2, with translation MVSWIISRLVVLVFGTLYPAYSSYKAVKSKDVKEYVKWMMYWIIYALFTTVEAFTDTFVCWLPFYYELKIAFVVWLLSPYTKGSSVLYRKFVHPTLSSKEKDIDEYICQAKDKSYDTLVHFGRKGLNVAATAAVMAATKGQGVLSDRLRSFSMHDLSTLQSDPDPPHSGSTQPSSAAQHRTRSMMRSKSESHKASS, from the exons ATGGTCTCCTGGATAATCTCTAGACTTGTGGT ACTTGTCTTTGGCACACTGTATCCGGCATATTCGTCTTATAAAGCTGTGAAGTCAAAGGATGTCAAAGAATAT GTAAAATGGATGATGTACTGGATAATATACGCTCTATTTACAACTGTAGAAGCCTTCACAGACACTTTTGTATGTTG GCTTCCTTTCTACTATGAGCTCAAGATAGCCTTTGTGGTGTGGTTACTGTCGCCGTACACAAAGGGCTCCAGCGTATTGTACAGGAAGTTTGTTCATCCCACGCTTTCCTCCAAAGAAAAG GACATTGATGAGTATATCTGCCAAGCTAAAGACAAAAGCTATGACACACTGGTACACTTTGGGAGGAAAGGGCTCAATGTAGCAGCCACAGCAGCAGTCATGGCTGCCACAAAG GGCCAGGGCGTGCTATCGGACAGGCTCAGGAGTTTTAGCATGCACGACCTCTCCACCCTCCAGTCAGACCCTGATCCTCCACACTCTGGGTCCACACAGCCCTCATCAGCAGCTCAGCACCGGACCAGAAGCATGATGCGCAGCAAGTCAGAGAGCCACAAAG CCTCCTCTTAG